Proteins co-encoded in one Grus americana isolate bGruAme1 chromosome 12, bGruAme1.mat, whole genome shotgun sequence genomic window:
- the CCNB3 gene encoding G2/mitotic-specific cyclin-B3 — translation MPLPRNAKMLSTKQPRAGKVGPAAQNANSEKEESCQAKRSPSSPQGGPKKRSAFGDITNAHKNQVVAGKKEAVKVAPHKVQRAHASLGVAKNNEINLKKSMKKTPPTEAPAEPKEDPVPEEPVPAQVPAVEDIDKEQLGDPYANAEYAKEIFEYMQGREEKFMLPDYMEKQPDISGHMRAILVDWMVEVQENFELNHETLYLAVKLVDHYLVEVVSMRDKLQLIGSTAILIASKFEERCPPCVDDFLYICDDAYKREELIAMEMSILSTLKFDINIPIPYRFLRRFAKCAHATMETLTLARFLCEMTLQEYDYARESPSKLAASCLLLALTMKNLGGWTPTLEYYSGYRSQDLHPLVKRLNFLLTYQPHDKLKAVRTKYSHKVFFEVAKVTPMDMLKLDEILKNC, via the exons GCAAGGTGGGCCCTGCTGCACAGAATGCCAACTCTGAGAAG GAGGAGAGCTGTCAGGCCAAGAGGTCTCCATCCTCACCCCAGGGTGGGCCCAAGAAGAGGTCAGCATTTGGGGACATCACCAAT GCTCACAAGAACCAGGTGGtggcagggaagaaggaggCAGTGAAAGTGGCACCACACAAAGTACAGAGGGCCCATGCTTCCCTGGGGGTGGCCAAGAACAATGAGATCAACCTGAAAAA GTCAATGAAGAAAACTCCCCCAACAGAGGCTCCTGCAGAGCCCAAGGAGGATCCTGTGCCAGAGGAACCGGTGCCTGCGCAG gTACCAGCAGTAGAGGACATAGACAAGGAGCAGCTGGGTGACCCCTACGCCAATGCAGAGTATGCCAAGGAGATCTTCGAATACATGCAGGGAAGAGAG GAGAAATTCATGCTCCCTGACTACATGGAGAAGCAGCCAGACATAAGTGGACACATGCGTGCCATCCTAGTGGACTGGATGGTGGAGGTGCAG GAGAACTTTGAGCTGAACCACGAGACGCTGTACCTGGCTGTGAAGCTGGTGGACCACTACCTGGTGGAGGTGGTGAGCATGAGGGACAAGCTGCAGCTCATCGGCTCCACTGCTATCCTCATTGCCTCCAAATTTGAG GAACGATGCCCGCCATGTGTGGATGACTTCCTCTACATCTGCGATGATGCCTACAAGCGGGAAGAGCTCATTGCTATGGAGATGAGCATCCTCAGCACCCTCAAGTTCGACATCAACATCCCCATCCCCTACCGGTTCCTGCGACGCTTTGCCAAG TGTGCCCACGCCACCATGGAGACGCTGACGCTGGCCCGTTTCCTCTGCGAGATGACCCTGCAAGAGTACGACTATGCTAGGGAGAGCCCCTCCAAACTGGctgccagctgcctgctgctggccctCACCATGAAGAACCTTGGTGGCTGG ACCCCTACGCTAGAGTACTACAGCGGGTACCGCTCCCAGGACCTGCATCCTCTGGTGAAGAGGCTGAATTTCCTGCTCACATACCAGCCCCACGACAAGCTGAAGGCTGTGCGCACCAAGTACTCACACAA GGTCTTCTTTGAGGTTGCAAAAGTCACGCCCATGGACATGCTCAAGCTGGATGAGATACTGAAGAACTGCTAG